From a region of the Mytilus galloprovincialis chromosome 3, xbMytGall1.hap1.1, whole genome shotgun sequence genome:
- the LOC143069831 gene encoding putative ATP-dependent DNA helicase RecS produces MDTDVISAAIDFGLQKLSFTEIKINQRKVVESFLAGKDVFFCSPTGSGKSLTFEIAPFVFKYLQKNDMCIVLVISPLTSLMRTQTQALNRKGIKAVYLKDITSPSNFEDSLTNLSLVDVKDGKIDIIFSSPESLIGHERKLLLDLAKKKFIKTVFVDEAHCIKKFGLPDKKKKKLAYRPCYGRLDEIRSLVGGHVPVVALTATATEETKAVIKKQLCMDNCSEIMVNPDKKNVTYWVHNLPSDDICTNFRWSV; encoded by the exons ATGGATACAGATGTCATATCTGCTGCAATAGATTTTGGATTACAAAAGTTGTCATTTACTGAAATCAAAATTAACCAGAGAAAAGTTGTAGAAAGCTTTTTGGCAGGCAAAGATGTATTTTTCTGTTCTCCAACTGGAAGTGGCAAATCACTAACTTTTGAAATAGCaccttttgtatttaaatatttacagaaGAATGATATGTGTATTGTACTTGTTATTTCGCCTCTAACATCTTTAATGCGTACACAGACTCAAGCATTGAATAGAAAAGGGATTAAAGCAGTATATTTGAAGGACATTACCTCACCATCTAATTTTGAAGACAGCCTAACAAATCTTTCCTTAGTAGATGTAAAGGATGGCAAAATTGACATTATTTTCTCCAGTCCAGAGTCACTTATTGGACATGAAAGAAAATTACTATTGGATTTGGCAAAGAAAAAATTTATCAAGACAGTATTTGTAGATGAAGCTCACTGCATAAAAAAGtt tgGGCTTCcagataaaaagaagaagaaattgGCATATAGACCATGTTATGGCCGACTTGACGAAATTCGTTCACTTGTTGGGGGTCATGTACCAGTAGTGGCTCTAACAGCAACAGCTACAGAGGAAACCAAAGCTGTCATTAAAAAGCAACTTTGTATGGATAACTGCTCTGAGATTATGGTAAATCCCGACAAAAAGAATGTAACATACTGGGTACATAATTTACCTTCAGATGATATTTGCACCAATTTTAGATGGTCAGTATAA